Proteins found in one bacterium genomic segment:
- a CDS encoding DUF4350 domain-containing protein: MTQNRWTWLVVALGCVATTGLFFTCFERRTEARYRSSSAEAKRNPYLAWQRLLERMGHEVKVLEGPSEFSGALPEIGATIFYPARRLSLGKERSERLLRWVDAGGHLWVTTWTLWEDENRRPDFLLDPLGVRQFATFMPGEEDESSVEASEPDEEEVGAAAPDSMQNAWPEVRWDEVELSFDSGKDPHTVYFDRDFWLEAPDVETIAVVQGETGAHLIRIRHGRGFVTVVTDDYLMKNDGLGNADHAEVALRLLLRKGRGPQLVWILPVENWPGFLSLVRKHGWAALVAGCVWLLAWAWRAGRRFGPLILEKPPVRRSLLEHIEAGGHLLARGRRDVLVEAARDALGDELRARRPGWLRMRSDELDEHLAESAALRTAEVTKALRGEDVTSGRMVFTQTIATLERIRHTL, from the coding sequence GTGACCCAGAATCGTTGGACATGGCTCGTCGTCGCTTTGGGTTGCGTCGCGACCACGGGCCTCTTCTTCACATGTTTCGAGCGCCGGACAGAAGCCAGGTACCGGAGCTCGAGTGCGGAAGCGAAGCGCAATCCCTATCTGGCCTGGCAACGTCTCCTCGAGCGCATGGGGCACGAGGTGAAGGTTCTCGAGGGGCCCAGCGAATTCTCGGGTGCCCTCCCTGAGATCGGCGCGACGATTTTCTATCCGGCCAGGCGGCTCTCGCTTGGCAAGGAGCGCTCCGAACGCCTCCTTCGCTGGGTCGATGCCGGGGGCCACCTCTGGGTGACGACATGGACACTCTGGGAAGACGAAAACAGGCGTCCGGATTTCCTCCTCGACCCCCTTGGCGTCCGGCAGTTCGCAACCTTCATGCCGGGCGAGGAGGACGAGTCGTCTGTCGAGGCTTCCGAGCCGGACGAGGAGGAGGTGGGCGCGGCGGCTCCGGATTCCATGCAGAACGCCTGGCCCGAAGTGAGATGGGACGAGGTCGAACTCTCCTTCGACAGCGGGAAGGATCCGCATACCGTCTACTTCGACCGGGATTTCTGGCTCGAAGCGCCGGATGTCGAGACCATCGCGGTCGTCCAGGGAGAGACAGGCGCGCACCTCATTCGCATTCGTCACGGCCGCGGCTTCGTCACGGTCGTGACAGACGACTATCTGATGAAGAACGACGGCCTCGGAAATGCCGACCACGCCGAGGTGGCGTTGCGACTTCTGCTCCGAAAAGGCCGAGGACCGCAGCTCGTCTGGATCCTCCCCGTCGAGAACTGGCCCGGTTTCCTGAGCCTGGTTCGCAAGCACGGCTGGGCGGCCCTCGTGGCAGGATGCGTCTGGCTGCTCGCGTGGGCATGGCGGGCAGGCCGGCGTTTCGGCCCGTTGATCCTCGAGAAACCTCCGGTTCGTAGAAGCCTGCTCGAGCACATCGAAGCCGGTGGGCACCTGCTGGCGCGGGGAAGGCGCGACGTGTTGGTCGAGGCTGCCCGCGACGCCCTTGGTGATGAGCTACGTGCGCGCCGGCCTGGATGGCTGCGGATGCGATCGGATGAGCTGGACGAGCATCTCGCGGAATCCGCTGCCCTGCGCACGGCCGAAGTCACCAAGGCGCTGCGCGGGGAGGACGTAACATCCGGCCGCATGGTGTTCACCCAGACGATTGCAACCCTCGAGAGGATTCGACACACGCTATGA
- a CDS encoding RlmE family RNA methyltransferase, with amino-acid sequence MARYDRKDSYHQRAKREGYRSRAAYKLLELQEAQRVLRPGQRVVDLGCWPGGWLQVAAGIVGPKGRVVGVDLAEMDPLTELANVFAFTGDITQPTVLERILEELGGPADVLLSDAAPKLTGIRATDRAREELLLEAVEGAIPTLLAPAGTLLVKLLDCPEAQAFQKRMRSQFGSVKVLKPKASRKGTTEKYLLGRS; translated from the coding sequence ATGGCGCGTTATGACCGGAAGGACAGCTACCACCAGCGCGCCAAGCGCGAGGGGTATCGGTCGCGAGCAGCGTACAAGTTGCTCGAGCTGCAGGAGGCCCAGCGGGTGCTGCGGCCCGGGCAGCGCGTCGTGGATCTCGGCTGCTGGCCCGGAGGCTGGCTGCAGGTGGCGGCAGGGATCGTAGGGCCGAAGGGCCGCGTGGTCGGAGTCGATCTGGCCGAGATGGACCCGCTCACAGAGCTGGCGAACGTGTTCGCATTCACCGGGGATATCACCCAACCCACCGTTCTCGAAAGGATTCTCGAGGAACTGGGTGGGCCCGCCGACGTGCTGCTCTCCGATGCCGCACCCAAGCTCACCGGCATACGGGCGACGGATCGGGCACGCGAAGAGCTGCTGCTCGAGGCCGTCGAGGGCGCCATCCCCACCCTCCTCGCACCAGCAGGCACCCTGCTGGTGAAGCTCCTCGATTGCCCTGAGGCCCAGGCTTTCCAAAAGCGAATGCGTTCGCAATTTGGCAGCGTGAAGGTTCTCAAGCCGAAGGCGAGCAGGAAGGGAACGACCGAGAAGTACCTGCTCGGCCGTTCCTAG
- a CDS encoding glycoside hydrolase family 5 protein, giving the protein MAITGCLALLAITSGLGTQCSPAAPAPAEPRFITDDQGRALILHGMNVSGDTKFDPERMPWVDRDEVARLTRDWGFNFSRFLITWDGIEPQRGVYDEAYLDRVEERLDWHHEAGIFVVLDMHQDVYGPVDSDGRQMSGNGHPAWSMLTDGEPFPNLPGNWFLKYFTAAVTRAFDNFWDYDGPTGWVQQHYLDAWLHVVKRFKDHPAVLGYDPMNEPWPGSGLAQPDAFSADDFDQGVYQEFLQRFINMVRSVDQEGWIFYEPRAWGPNDGYPSRIGILDDPRAGDDHLVYFPHYYSLIVDTSGEYPDFDRSVEFWAESRSTEINAQKAPLMIGEWGTGQGTIGVDRYLNDVMRMADRVTSGWAYWDHTPGGWGIVDGNGNEKPPADILTRAYPRRIAGYPTQVDYDPATRMMILMYKSRPGVTGPTEIYVPQGRHFPEGFDLRVSHGRWYAAWDAESELITLCAAPQSRLRAVIVSPAAGPKPLMPPPGVLETCEFPRPTPRPKRAQASRRTKPPWAWSTP; this is encoded by the coding sequence ATGGCGATCACAGGCTGCCTGGCTCTCCTCGCGATCACCTCGGGCCTAGGAACCCAGTGCAGCCCTGCAGCGCCTGCTCCTGCCGAGCCCCGCTTCATCACGGACGACCAGGGCCGCGCGTTGATCCTGCACGGCATGAACGTGAGCGGCGATACCAAATTCGATCCCGAGCGCATGCCGTGGGTCGATCGGGACGAGGTGGCTCGGCTGACCCGCGATTGGGGCTTCAACTTCTCGCGCTTCCTGATCACCTGGGACGGCATCGAGCCCCAGCGCGGTGTGTACGACGAAGCGTATCTCGACCGGGTCGAGGAACGTCTCGATTGGCATCACGAAGCGGGCATCTTCGTCGTGCTCGACATGCATCAGGACGTGTATGGCCCGGTCGATTCGGACGGCCGCCAAATGAGCGGCAACGGCCACCCGGCCTGGTCGATGCTGACCGACGGTGAACCCTTCCCCAACCTCCCGGGCAACTGGTTCCTGAAATACTTCACCGCGGCCGTCACCCGCGCGTTCGACAATTTCTGGGACTACGACGGCCCTACCGGCTGGGTCCAGCAGCACTACCTGGATGCCTGGTTGCATGTGGTGAAACGCTTCAAGGATCACCCCGCCGTACTGGGCTACGACCCGATGAACGAGCCCTGGCCTGGCTCCGGACTGGCCCAACCGGATGCATTTTCAGCCGATGACTTCGACCAGGGCGTCTATCAGGAATTTCTGCAGCGTTTCATCAACATGGTGCGAAGCGTGGACCAGGAGGGGTGGATCTTCTACGAGCCCCGAGCCTGGGGACCCAATGACGGCTACCCCTCCCGAATCGGCATCCTCGACGACCCACGTGCCGGCGACGATCACCTGGTCTACTTCCCCCACTACTATTCGCTGATCGTGGATACCAGTGGCGAGTACCCGGATTTCGATCGAAGCGTGGAGTTCTGGGCCGAATCCCGCAGCACCGAGATCAACGCCCAGAAGGCCCCGCTGATGATCGGCGAGTGGGGCACGGGACAGGGCACGATCGGCGTCGACCGCTACCTGAACGACGTCATGCGCATGGCCGACCGCGTGACCAGCGGCTGGGCCTACTGGGATCACACCCCGGGTGGCTGGGGCATCGTGGACGGCAACGGCAATGAGAAGCCGCCGGCCGACATCCTCACCCGCGCCTATCCGCGCCGGATCGCCGGCTATCCGACCCAGGTCGACTACGACCCCGCGACCCGGATGATGATCCTCATGTACAAGAGCCGGCCCGGGGTTACCGGACCTACCGAGATCTACGTCCCCCAGGGCCGCCATTTCCCGGAAGGCTTCGACCTCCGGGTGAGCCATGGCAGATGGTATGCGGCCTGGGACGCGGAGAGCGAACTGATCACGCTCTGCGCCGCTCCCCAATCCAGGCTGCGAGCGGTGATCGTCAGCCCCGCCGCGGGGCCGAAGCCGCTGATGCCTCCGCCTGGGGTGCTGGAGACCTGCGAGTTTCCGAGACCGACCCCGAGACCGAAGAGGGCCCAAGCGTCCCGGAGGACCAAGCCGCCGTGGGCCTGGAGTACACCCTGA
- a CDS encoding stage II sporulation protein M, which translates to MKQEAFVREREERWHAFETALLGLEAREPAAADFAGAYRAICQDLALARERGFGTGLVGRLEGFAMRGHQQLYGARPQKGLRWLEGLLAFPAALRREWKLLAATALLFYGTGAISYVAVRINPDVVYSVAGAETATNIEQMYDPDAPHMGAPRETSGDLAAFGHYISNNVSIGFRCFASGILFGLGSIFLVGFNGVLLGGVAGHIVNIGYGETFWPFVIGHGAFELNAIVVCGMCGLRIGLAVTVPGRRKRGDALRTAARGVLPLLYGGTAMLVIAAVIEAFWSSNHDVWPTPLLYAVGTGLWVFVLASLLFAGPRRAS; encoded by the coding sequence GTGAAGCAAGAGGCCTTTGTGCGCGAGCGCGAGGAACGTTGGCACGCATTCGAGACTGCCTTGCTTGGGCTCGAAGCCCGCGAGCCCGCGGCCGCGGATTTCGCGGGAGCGTACCGCGCGATCTGTCAGGATCTGGCTCTCGCACGGGAGCGGGGGTTCGGGACCGGCCTGGTCGGGCGCCTCGAAGGGTTCGCGATGCGCGGCCACCAGCAACTGTACGGCGCGCGCCCCCAGAAGGGATTGCGCTGGCTCGAAGGCCTGCTCGCGTTTCCCGCAGCGCTTCGCCGGGAATGGAAACTCCTGGCCGCCACCGCATTGCTCTTCTATGGGACTGGTGCCATCAGCTACGTCGCGGTCCGAATCAACCCGGACGTCGTCTACTCGGTGGCCGGCGCAGAAACGGCCACCAACATCGAGCAGATGTACGACCCGGACGCCCCTCATATGGGGGCGCCACGGGAAACCTCCGGTGATCTCGCGGCTTTCGGGCACTACATCAGCAACAACGTCTCGATCGGCTTCCGTTGTTTTGCGAGCGGCATCCTGTTCGGCCTTGGCAGCATCTTCCTGGTCGGATTCAACGGCGTGCTGCTGGGGGGCGTCGCCGGTCATATCGTGAACATCGGATACGGCGAGACCTTCTGGCCTTTCGTGATCGGCCACGGCGCCTTCGAACTCAACGCGATCGTCGTATGCGGTATGTGCGGCCTGCGGATCGGGCTTGCCGTCACCGTTCCGGGACGTCGAAAACGCGGCGACGCCCTGCGCACGGCGGCTCGAGGAGTTCTTCCCCTCCTCTACGGCGGAACCGCCATGTTGGTCATCGCCGCCGTCATCGAGGCTTTCTGGTCATCGAACCACGATGTCTGGCCGACGCCCCTGCTCTACGCGGTAGGAACGGGCCTTTGGGTCTTCGTCCTGGCTTCATTGCTCTTCGCGGGGCCCAGACGTGCAAGCTGA
- a CDS encoding DUF58 domain-containing protein: MIPSFRALVALAAWTALGGILAFVPVVEPLWVVLGVLGLAVFLGDALLAWWTPAPHVTRDAPNVLSMQAHADIVLRLANRHRRALQIELFDHVPVELETDDFPRSFVIPAGEEAVFDYRVRPVSRGTAHFGPTEMRIASPLHLFDRVHRPKVDTRVRIYPNFDAVRHYELLATEHRTSQLGVRRRPRRGAGLEFQQLREYRPGDPLRQVDWKATSRFQRAISREYQDERDQQIILVLDCGRRMRAQDGELSHLDAALDAALLVAHVALRQGDAVGFSTLGGEQRWLAPRKGRGQLGALLDGAFDLHAQPRASDHLSTAAQLMGRIRKRSLIVWISNLRDEDGSELSAAMKLMARRHLVMLASLRETVLDARLEDPVQNLEDATRVSAIHHYLHRRRQAHRALETGGALLLDTTPEKLPIALVNGYLDVKSAGLL; encoded by the coding sequence ATGATCCCCAGCTTTCGCGCACTCGTCGCACTCGCTGCATGGACGGCACTCGGTGGAATCCTGGCATTCGTACCGGTTGTGGAACCTCTTTGGGTGGTTCTTGGCGTCCTCGGGTTGGCCGTCTTCCTGGGCGACGCCCTGCTCGCCTGGTGGACACCTGCACCTCACGTGACCCGCGACGCACCGAATGTCCTCTCGATGCAGGCTCACGCGGATATCGTGCTGCGCCTCGCCAATCGTCATCGGCGTGCGCTTCAGATCGAGCTCTTCGACCATGTTCCCGTCGAGCTGGAAACCGACGACTTCCCGCGCTCGTTCGTGATCCCGGCCGGAGAAGAGGCGGTCTTCGACTATCGCGTTCGGCCCGTTTCACGTGGCACGGCCCATTTCGGCCCGACGGAGATGCGCATCGCCTCGCCCTTGCATCTCTTCGATCGCGTCCACCGCCCGAAGGTTGATACGCGCGTGCGCATCTACCCCAATTTCGATGCCGTGCGCCACTACGAGCTTCTCGCCACCGAGCATCGTACGAGCCAGCTCGGCGTTCGGCGACGGCCCAGGCGGGGTGCCGGCCTCGAGTTCCAGCAACTTCGCGAGTACCGCCCGGGGGATCCACTGCGGCAGGTCGACTGGAAGGCCACGAGCCGTTTCCAGCGCGCGATCTCCCGGGAGTACCAGGACGAGCGAGACCAACAGATCATCCTGGTCCTGGATTGTGGGCGCCGGATGCGCGCGCAGGACGGCGAGCTTTCCCATCTCGATGCCGCCCTGGATGCCGCCCTTCTGGTCGCCCACGTGGCACTTCGCCAGGGCGATGCCGTCGGGTTTTCGACCCTGGGGGGCGAGCAGCGCTGGCTGGCTCCACGCAAGGGCAGGGGCCAGCTCGGTGCGCTCCTCGATGGTGCGTTCGATCTTCATGCCCAGCCGCGCGCCTCGGACCACCTCAGTACTGCGGCGCAGTTGATGGGCCGGATCCGCAAGCGCAGCCTGATCGTCTGGATTTCCAACCTGCGTGACGAAGACGGCAGTGAACTCAGCGCGGCAATGAAGCTGATGGCGCGACGCCACCTCGTGATGTTGGCGAGCCTGCGCGAGACCGTCCTCGACGCACGCCTCGAAGACCCGGTGCAGAACCTCGAAGACGCAACTCGCGTCTCTGCCATCCACCACTATCTGCACCGCCGACGCCAGGCGCACCGGGCCCTCGAAACCGGAGGCGCCCTGCTCCTCGACACGACCCCGGAGAAACTCCCGATCGCCCTCGTGAACGGCTACCTCGACGTCAAATCCGCCGGCCTCCTCTGA
- a CDS encoding DUF3179 domain-containing protein, with protein sequence MTWARFALALAAFGWLACTEPPAPQVADGREAELLEALVSEEEAVQEAALAEIEAAGDTRFVAPLIELMRISQLGIAGRVAYNQRVISLERLSGKELGGDWFGWAEWYGSTDLTELPGFASWKGRLLSPLEPRYAEILTDDAPTTIRVAEIDWGGVRIDGIPPLEHPKHVSVAGAEHMKDGEPVFGVAAGGASRAYPLRILDWHELANDTLGGIPISLAYCTLCGSGIAYDGRVPGMKEPLRFGTSGLLHRSNKLMYDRQTTTLWNQLTGRPVFGELAGRQGLELALLPAVVITWGEWKLRNPDTTVLTLDTGFDRPYQPGEPYGGYFASRDKLFPVFLNRDELATKDRVFGLVHDGQAKAWKLADLVEAQVTNGEIAGQRIVLVAISGRIEVEGFDDRAGPVRYDAGGAVRVYATTEAGFRLGPDNESLLDGEGQRWQITEEALIGPGGANAPRRPGTLAYWFAWQAFHPETALP encoded by the coding sequence ATGACCTGGGCTCGGTTTGCGCTCGCGCTGGCGGCTTTCGGCTGGTTGGCCTGCACTGAGCCTCCCGCGCCACAGGTGGCGGACGGGCGCGAAGCCGAACTTCTCGAAGCGTTGGTTTCAGAAGAGGAGGCCGTTCAGGAGGCGGCACTCGCTGAGATCGAGGCCGCGGGGGATACGCGTTTCGTAGCCCCGCTGATCGAGCTGATGCGCATCAGCCAGCTCGGCATCGCTGGACGCGTGGCCTACAACCAGCGGGTCATTTCCCTGGAGCGGCTCTCGGGCAAGGAGCTGGGTGGCGATTGGTTTGGCTGGGCCGAGTGGTACGGAAGTACCGACCTGACCGAGCTGCCCGGTTTCGCCAGCTGGAAGGGACGGCTTCTCTCACCGCTAGAGCCGCGCTACGCGGAGATCCTGACGGATGATGCACCCACCACGATTCGCGTGGCGGAGATCGATTGGGGTGGTGTGCGGATCGATGGCATCCCGCCGCTCGAGCACCCGAAGCACGTTTCCGTGGCCGGCGCCGAACACATGAAGGATGGCGAGCCCGTCTTCGGTGTCGCGGCCGGTGGTGCGAGCCGGGCCTATCCGCTTCGCATTCTCGATTGGCACGAGCTTGCCAACGATACGCTCGGCGGAATCCCGATTTCGCTCGCCTACTGCACGCTATGTGGTTCGGGGATCGCCTACGACGGCCGTGTGCCTGGGATGAAGGAGCCGCTGCGCTTCGGCACGAGCGGCCTCCTGCATCGCAGCAACAAGCTGATGTACGACAGGCAGACCACGACCTTGTGGAATCAGCTCACAGGACGCCCGGTCTTCGGTGAACTCGCTGGGCGACAAGGCCTCGAGTTGGCGCTGCTTCCCGCGGTGGTGATCACCTGGGGCGAGTGGAAACTCCGCAATCCCGATACGACCGTGCTCACCCTGGATACAGGCTTCGACCGTCCCTACCAGCCCGGCGAGCCTTACGGCGGTTACTTCGCCTCACGGGACAAGCTCTTTCCCGTCTTTCTGAACCGCGACGAGTTGGCCACCAAGGATCGCGTCTTCGGCCTGGTTCACGACGGCCAGGCAAAGGCCTGGAAGCTTGCCGATCTCGTCGAAGCCCAGGTAACCAATGGCGAGATCGCTGGACAACGAATCGTGCTCGTTGCAATCAGTGGTCGTATCGAGGTCGAGGGATTCGACGACCGGGCCGGGCCGGTGCGCTACGACGCCGGCGGGGCGGTTCGAGTGTACGCAACAACCGAAGCCGGCTTTCGTCTCGGTCCTGACAACGAGAGCCTCCTCGATGGCGAAGGCCAACGCTGGCAGATCACCGAAGAGGCGCTCATCGGACCCGGCGGAGCGAACGCCCCCCGCCGCCCGGGAACACTCGCCTACTGGTTCGCCTGGCAAGCCTTCCATCCCGAGACCGCACTGCCCTGA
- a CDS encoding RDD family protein, giving the protein MNSPVDTRFRVETPEGIELALSVAGLVPRGLAFLVDASIRSVIYSAAALGFFLWLGDAAVGPTLLVVFATEWFYPVAFEVLWGGRTPGKAGLGLRVVHLDGTPIRLPASLLRNLLIAADFLPVAYGFGIVSMLCDRNFRRLGDLAAGSLVVHTRHEGLPDRVHADAAPFPPPIALDAEEERAVIAFAERAPSLSAARADELAGLATPLGGTRMDLEGIAAHLLGREGSGR; this is encoded by the coding sequence CTGAACAGCCCCGTAGACACCCGCTTCCGGGTCGAAACACCGGAAGGGATCGAGCTTGCTCTGTCCGTAGCTGGGCTGGTACCACGGGGGCTGGCGTTCCTCGTGGATGCATCGATCCGGAGCGTCATCTACTCCGCCGCCGCGTTGGGTTTCTTCCTCTGGCTCGGGGACGCTGCCGTCGGCCCTACGTTGCTCGTCGTCTTCGCCACGGAGTGGTTCTACCCCGTCGCCTTCGAAGTGCTCTGGGGAGGTCGGACACCCGGGAAGGCCGGTCTGGGCCTCCGAGTCGTTCATCTCGATGGAACACCCATCCGCTTGCCAGCCTCGCTGCTCCGGAACCTGCTGATCGCAGCCGACTTCCTGCCCGTGGCCTACGGTTTCGGAATCGTATCCATGCTATGCGATCGGAACTTCCGGCGTCTCGGAGATCTGGCGGCCGGATCCCTCGTCGTCCACACCCGTCATGAAGGCCTTCCGGACCGGGTTCATGCAGATGCCGCGCCGTTTCCTCCGCCGATCGCGCTCGACGCCGAAGAAGAACGCGCCGTGATCGCCTTCGCCGAGCGCGCCCCCAGTCTCTCCGCGGCGAGGGCCGATGAACTGGCCGGTCTTGCGACCCCGCTTGGCGGAACCCGCATGGATCTAGAGGGGATTGCGGCCCATCTCCTGGGGCGAGAAGGGTCGGGGCGGTGA
- a CDS encoding VOC family protein has protein sequence MIPGSAFPIPEAPVSDRPFQVLGIQQIAVGGLDKLALRKLWVETLGLTLTGDFQSESENVDEDIAVCGSGPFEVEVDLMQPIDPERRPKVHEPALNHVGLWIDDLHAAVAWLEAKGMRFAPGGIRRGATGHEICFVHPKGNADSPIGGEGVLIELVQAPPEVVKAFETIAAAG, from the coding sequence ATGATCCCTGGTTCCGCATTCCCAATCCCGGAGGCACCCGTGTCCGATCGTCCGTTCCAGGTTCTCGGTATCCAACAAATCGCCGTCGGCGGCCTCGACAAGCTGGCGCTGCGCAAGCTCTGGGTCGAGACCCTGGGCCTCACTCTCACCGGTGACTTCCAGAGCGAGTCCGAGAACGTCGATGAAGACATCGCGGTTTGTGGCAGCGGCCCATTCGAGGTGGAAGTGGACTTGATGCAGCCGATCGATCCGGAGAGGCGGCCGAAGGTTCACGAGCCGGCACTCAATCACGTGGGCCTCTGGATCGACGATCTTCACGCCGCCGTCGCATGGCTCGAAGCCAAGGGGATGCGTTTCGCGCCGGGGGGCATCCGGCGTGGCGCCACGGGCCACGAGATCTGCTTCGTCCATCCCAAGGGCAACGCGGATTCGCCGATCGGCGGCGAAGGTGTGCTGATCGAACTCGTGCAGGCGCCGCCCGAGGTCGTGAAGGCATTCGAGACGATCGCAGCCGCGGGTTGA
- a CDS encoding TetR/AcrR family transcriptional regulator encodes MSASSPFVRVGSRERRRQESRAALYEAALAEFVRVGFGSASVAEIARIAGVSRPSFYFHFPSKEHVLLELRWRKELEIIDRLRPCNSLTEVLHALPDALVDAFESIGDAELARDMTRAHARRPGDRLLDEQPFPFVHELTDQFERGGERGELRAGLQPARAAFLCLTSVFGYLMAAESQWDRRTDLRALCTLFLA; translated from the coding sequence GTGAGCGCCTCCTCGCCTTTCGTTCGCGTCGGGTCTCGAGAGCGGCGCCGCCAGGAAAGCCGCGCAGCGCTCTACGAGGCGGCCCTCGCCGAGTTCGTTCGCGTTGGCTTTGGAAGCGCCAGCGTTGCCGAGATTGCTCGAATCGCGGGCGTCTCCCGCCCCAGCTTCTATTTCCATTTCCCGAGCAAGGAGCATGTGCTTCTCGAACTCCGATGGCGCAAGGAGCTGGAAATCATCGACCGATTGCGGCCGTGCAACTCCCTCACCGAAGTCCTGCATGCCCTCCCCGATGCCCTGGTCGATGCGTTCGAGAGCATCGGAGATGCCGAGCTCGCCCGTGACATGACTCGCGCCCACGCCCGAAGACCCGGCGACCGCTTGCTCGACGAGCAGCCCTTCCCGTTCGTTCACGAGCTCACTGACCAATTCGAGAGAGGCGGAGAGCGAGGAGAACTTCGCGCCGGCCTCCAGCCGGCCCGCGCCGCATTTCTCTGCCTGACCAGCGTGTTCGGCTACCTGATGGCGGCCGAATCGCAGTGGGATCGACGCACTGACCTTCGTGCCCTCTGCACGCTATTCCTCGCCTAG
- a CDS encoding MoxR family ATPase produces MSSTPDATQDAANLLGQLRRQIGNAIVGQHQVVDEVLITVAAGGHALLEGVPGIGKTLLARALARAFQGETSRVQFTPDLMPADIVGHMLYEARTGDMKLRRGPIFTHLFLADEINRSPAKTQAALLEAMQERQVTIEGDSLALPAPFVVLATQNPVEMEGTYPLPEAQLDRFLLKIRVGYPSESEEVELTQHVTGGRVGDAFALDDVEAIATPADIVKIQEATAGIYVDESVVGYAVRITRATRARSGLAMGAGPRGALALVRAARAHALLEDRAFVTPDDIKNIAPAALRHRVQLEASADLEGRSTDDVINDILAEVEAPRE; encoded by the coding sequence ATGAGTTCAACTCCCGATGCAACACAGGATGCAGCCAATCTGCTAGGCCAGCTTCGCAGGCAGATCGGAAACGCGATCGTCGGCCAGCACCAGGTCGTAGACGAGGTTCTGATCACCGTCGCCGCGGGCGGGCACGCGCTTCTCGAAGGCGTTCCCGGAATCGGCAAGACCTTGTTGGCCCGTGCGCTTGCCCGGGCGTTCCAGGGCGAGACATCGCGTGTACAGTTCACACCGGATCTGATGCCCGCGGACATCGTGGGACATATGCTCTACGAGGCCCGCACCGGCGACATGAAGCTGCGGCGCGGTCCGATCTTCACCCATCTCTTCCTGGCGGATGAAATCAATCGCTCGCCGGCAAAGACCCAGGCCGCCTTGCTCGAGGCGATGCAGGAACGTCAGGTAACGATCGAAGGCGATTCCCTGGCGCTTCCTGCACCTTTCGTCGTGCTTGCGACCCAGAACCCGGTCGAGATGGAAGGAACCTACCCGCTTCCCGAGGCGCAGCTCGACCGCTTCCTGCTCAAGATCCGGGTCGGCTACCCGAGCGAGAGCGAAGAGGTCGAGCTCACCCAACATGTAACCGGCGGGCGGGTCGGCGACGCCTTCGCGCTGGACGACGTAGAAGCGATCGCGACGCCTGCGGACATCGTGAAGATCCAGGAAGCGACGGCGGGCATCTACGTAGACGAAAGCGTGGTCGGGTACGCCGTGCGGATCACCCGTGCCACACGCGCACGTTCGGGCCTTGCGATGGGCGCCGGCCCCCGTGGCGCTCTCGCGTTGGTGCGCGCAGCTCGCGCCCATGCGTTGCTCGAGGACCGTGCCTTCGTCACGCCGGATGACATCAAGAACATCGCTCCTGCTGCTCTGCGCCACCGTGTGCAATTGGAAGCCAGTGCCGATCTCGAGGGCCGCTCTACGGACGATGTGATCAATGACATCCTCGCGGAGGTGGAGGCGCCGCGAGAATGA